The genome window tgtgaatgtgtgtaaCCAGATATAACGACATattgcatattatttatttccagatatagaaaaaacaacacaGATTGGATATCAATTTATAAAACGCCCTTTCTGCGGGTCATTTATACGAGGCATCGTTTAATCCGCTCCAGTATCGTATTGTGCGAGGAGCCGTTTAGTCACCATGGCTCGCGAAGATGAAGAGCGTATTGTGGACAACGAGGAGGAGGCAGCCACAGCAGAAGATTCATCAACTATCCGTGGAAGACAGGACAATGAACTGGCGCTGCCATCCGGCGGTTGTTGCATGCCGTCGAGCACCTGCCATCGCTTTCTGGCTTTGATTTTCATGTGCCTGCTTGGATTTGGTTCGTATTTCTGTTACGACAATCCGGGTGCACTACAGACGGTTTTCAAACGGGATTTGGATTTGAGTGCAACGCAGTTTACGCTCATCTACTCTATCTACTCATGGCCGAATGTGGTGCTCTGCTTTGTGGGTGGCTTTCTCATCGATCGACTGTTTGGTATACGGCTGGGCACGATTATCTATATGTTGATCTTGCTAGTGGGCCAGTTAATTTTTGCCAGCGGCGGCATATTGGACGCTTTCTGGTTGATGATACTGGGTCGTTTCATATTCGGCATTGGCGCCGAATCGTTGGCGGTAGCCCAAAACAGTTATGCCGTCTTGTGGTTCAAGGGAAAGGAGCTGAATATGGTCTTTGGTTTGCAGTTGTCGGTGGCGCGTTTTGGAAGCACTGTCAACTTCTGGGTGATGCAGCCCATCTACGACTATGTGAGCAAATTCTATGAGGGACATCGTGCCCTGGGCGTCGTCCTGTTATTGGCCACGCTCACCTGCGTCATGTCGCTGCTTTGCGCCCTCATTCTAGGGATCATGGACAAGCGGGCGGAACGGATTCTGCAGCGCAACAACAATCCGTCGGGAGAGATACCAAAGCTCACCGATGTTTTCACATTCAAGGCTCCCTTCTGGATGGTCTCGATCATTTGTGTGGCTTACTATGTGGcaatttttccatttattgCGCTGGGCCAGAAGTTCTTTATGGATCGTTTCGGTTACACTGAATCCGAGGCAAACACAGTTGACTCCTTGGTGTATCTAATTGCGGCCGTATCGTCACCTATCTTTGGCTTCATCATCGACAAATTGGGACGCAATGTCACGTGGGTGTTCAGTGCGACAATCACCACAATTGGCGCACATCTGCTTCTCACGTTTACACCGATCACTCCTTATGTGGGCATGGTCATTATGGGTCTGTCCTACTCCATGTTGGCTGCTAGTTTATGGCCTCTGGTGGCGCTCATCATTCCGGAATATCAGCTAGGCACAGCCTATGGCTTCTGTCAGTCGGTGCAGAATCTCGGGTTGGCTGTCATCACCATATTGGCGGGCATTATTGCCGATCACAGCAAGACGGATCACACTTGGTTGCAGCTGTTCTTCATCGGTTGGCTGACAGTTGCCCTGATTGCGACTTGTGTAATTTGGGGCTACGACAAGAAGCATCGCGGCAATCTCAATATGACGCCAGCCCAGCGTGCCACATACGTCAATGCTGCGACCTATCAGCACTTTGAATAGGATACAGGAAACATGATGTATGTAAGGAAGGCAACTACACGACGGAGCCATAACTTGTCATCATCACCATCTATGAACCCGCATCGTCAGAACAAATGTTAAATCTAAATAATCCAAAACCATAAGTCATGCGGGAGGCTTTTCTACGAACTCCGATAAAGATGATGATcttagttattattgttggttgATCTTTTTGATAATTGATAATGTGATGTGCGCATATTGAGTCGCAAATTGGTATTTACTAAAAGGAATTGTTTATTGTCGAactacacatatacatatacatatacacacacactcacacacatacaaaatatattataatttaatgcatatatgtatttttagagcaatttattatgaatatgaACAATTaattcatgttttttttgtgtaaatgttttacaaattttaaatataaaaataaagaataacgACAACTCTTTAGGAAAAAACTAAATAACCGCTAACAAATTCATTGATCTTGGACCACAAAatctaattataattattttcctAATCCCTCATCTAACCAGTATAGTTGATTATTCATTGTATTGTAAGAACAATATGtgtaattacatattttattcattgatGATAAAAACATTCACTTGTCCAATTTTTGCATGTTATTATAATTACGTCGAAAAGTAATAGTGCTAAAGGAACAATCTGCAAGggttatataaatatagttgcAGTCTAATTTGCCTCAAGTAGTTTGCAAATTCCATGAGTTGTTGATATCGTGGCAGTTAAGTGATTTCTAATGCAGATTTTATAGACAAATTCGGCGTGCCGAAGATAAGACTTGgtaataattacaattacattcACTAATTTTGCCAcgtatgcatttatttttaaaacattttaatgtctGTGCGTCGTTCGAGCACCTCAATGCATTGTTTGCTGTCTAAGCTGAGCACGCGTAGCTCATGCAGTGGCTTTGTCTTCTCTTCCACAGTCTGCCCGCTCCTCAACGTTTCCAGCAATAATAAAGCTGTGCCCCGTGCCGCTGTCAGCAATTTGCTAGCGTCGTGAATTCTGtacaacagaaaaaataagTATCAATTTAAGTTATTTGCATGCAATATATTATGACGCATGTTGCTGGTCGAATAACGATGACTCACCGTTTAAAGAGCAGCTCGGGGCGTCGAGTGTGCTGTCCGAAGAGAGCAAAGAGTAGTGTCATGTCGTAATTAAATTGCGATGCTCCCGCAGTCGAGAAACGCGTATGCATCACCATGCTTTCCAACATAAATTCATCGATTTGTTGAGCTATTAAACGCAGTGTTTGATTAAACAGATTCGCCGACAATTCACGCTCCAAATTATGAAGCAA of Drosophila nasuta strain 15112-1781.00 chromosome 3, ASM2355853v1, whole genome shotgun sequence contains these proteins:
- the LOC132792332 gene encoding major facilitator superfamily domain-containing protein 1 encodes the protein MAREDEERIVDNEEEAATAEDSSTIRGRQDNELALPSGGCCMPSSTCHRFLALIFMCLLGFGSYFCYDNPGALQTVFKRDLDLSATQFTLIYSIYSWPNVVLCFVGGFLIDRLFGIRLGTIIYMLILLVGQLIFASGGILDAFWLMILGRFIFGIGAESLAVAQNSYAVLWFKGKELNMVFGLQLSVARFGSTVNFWVMQPIYDYVSKFYEGHRALGVVLLLATLTCVMSLLCALILGIMDKRAERILQRNNNPSGEIPKLTDVFTFKAPFWMVSIICVAYYVAIFPFIALGQKFFMDRFGYTESEANTVDSLVYLIAAVSSPIFGFIIDKLGRNVTWVFSATITTIGAHLLLTFTPITPYVGMVIMGLSYSMLAASLWPLVALIIPEYQLGTAYGFCQSVQNLGLAVITILAGIIADHSKTDHTWLQLFFIGWLTVALIATCVIWGYDKKHRGNLNMTPAQRATYVNAATYQHFE